The Montipora foliosa isolate CH-2021 chromosome 1, ASM3666993v2, whole genome shotgun sequence genome has a window encoding:
- the LOC137995177 gene encoding ras-related protein Rab-22A-like: protein MHRAYQTPGGSIREIKLCLLGDAGVGKSCLVHRFVSDSFNASSPPTIGAAFMTKMMLVGDQAFKFNIWDTAGQERFKSLAPLYYRDAAAAILVYDITSDSSFHALKTWIKELTRYGPPDILIAIAGNKCDKADQREVLEEVAEEFASSVEAIFVETSARTNKNVHWLFEELSRRLPQEQAEAPLGRNSLLQPKQAEEQHPKRSCCSERPPSSPTSEY, encoded by the exons ATGCATCGAGCGTACCAAACTCCCGGGGGGAGCATCAGAGAGATAAAGCTCTGTCTTCTTGGG GATGCGGGTGTCGGCAAGTCGTGTCTGGTTCATCGCTTTGTCTCTGACTCATTCAATGCTTCTTCGCCGCCCACCATTGG AGCTGCATTTATGACAAAAATGATGCTCGTAGGAGATCAAGCTTTCAAGTTTAATATATGGGACACTGCTGGACAAGAGAGA TTTAAGAGTCTGGCTCCACTGTACTATCGAGATGCAGCAGCAGCTATTTTAGTATATGATATTACAAGTGAT agttcATTTCATGCATTAAAGACATGGATCAAAGAATTAACTCGTTATGGTCCACCTGATATTCTTATTGCTATTGCTGGGAACAAGTGCGATAAAGCTGATCAAAGGGAG GTTCTGGAGGAAGTAGCAGAGGAATTTGCAAGTAGCGTGGAAGCAATCTTTGTGGAAACAAGTGCTCGCACAAACAAAAATGTGCACTGGCTCTTTGAAGAGTTGT CTCGCAGACTCCCCCAAGAACAAGCAGAAGCTCCACTTGGGAGGAACTCTCTTTTGCAACCAAAACAAGCAGAAGAACAACATCCAAAGAGATCTTGCTGCTCCGAAAGACCACCATCATCACCAACATCAGAATATTGA